A single region of the Musa acuminata AAA Group cultivar baxijiao unplaced genomic scaffold, Cavendish_Baxijiao_AAA HiC_scaffold_117, whole genome shotgun sequence genome encodes:
- the LOC135655602 gene encoding probable leucine-rich repeat receptor-like protein kinase At1g35710, translated as MESPSFLAFLHLLLSLLLALPLAQASPTSQAHALLHWKSSLRRPTPRALRSWNIDTHNTTTASPCHWFGITCTNGLVTNVSVLRAGLAGTLDTLDFTALRSLTVLRLRRNSLFGAIPAAIANLSSLADLDLSHNRFSGELPASLAVLSGLVKLDLSANQVGGKLSSAALANWTRLTHLQLQFNRLTGTIPDEIRYLSNLRVLRLYKNRLSGSIPHQVGELTNLVVLNLNTNNLTGSIPPSIANLTKINSISLYHNTLSGPIPSCLGNLSQLKLLYLLNNGINGPIPHEFGNLVNMEDLRLSENLLTGTIPSSLGNLTNVETLYIYMNELSGPIPPVLGRLSMLKSLSLSFNQLSETIPHALGNLLSLEDLVVSKNQLSGLVPPSFGNLTRLTDLEIFQNQLSGSLPQELANLTNISQLQLSSNDFSGPLPPDVCKGGKLEYFSANENHFDGPISRSLRNCTSLVRLQLSNNHLTGDVSQVFGVYPNLDFIDLSDNRFSGELSTNWVKCPNLATLHMSGNMITGRIPPQFGNITQLASLDLSSNQIVREGEYHQISETCLA; from the exons ATGGAGTCCCCGTCGTTTCTTGCTTTCCTGCACCTGTTGCTCTCCCTTCTCCTAGCTCTCCCACTGGCTCAAGCTTCTCCAACGTCCCAAGCACATGCTCTCCTCCACTGGAAATCCTCTCTCCGACGCCCAACACCAAGAGCTCTGCGGTCCTGGAACATTGACACACACAACACCACCACCGCCAGCCCATGCCACTGGTTTGGGATCACGTGCACCAATGGGCTAGTCACCAACGTGAGCGTCCTGCGAGCTGGCCTGGCCGGCACGCTCGACACACTCGACTTCACCGCCCTCCGATCCCTGACcgtcctccgcctccgccgcaaCTCGCTCTTCGGCGCCATCCCCGCCGCCATCGCCAACCTCTCCAGCCTCGCCGATCTCGACCTCTCCCACAATCGCTTCTCCGGCGAGCTCCCTGCCTCACTGGCAGTCCTCTCCGGCCTCGTGAAGCTCGACCTTTCTGCCAACCAAGTGGGTGGCAAACTCTCATCGGCGGCCCTCGCCAACTGGACCAGGCTGACACACCTACAGCTTCAATTCAATCGACTCACTGGAACCATTCCCGACGAGATCCGGTACTTATCCAACCTTCGTGTTCTTCGTCTCTACAAGAATCGATTAAGTGGCTCCATACCACATCAAGTTGGTGAGCTTACGAACCTGGTTGTGCTAAATCTGAACACCAATAACCTGACAGGCTCTATTCCTCCATCTATAGCCAATCTAACAAAGATAAACTCCATCTCTCTCTACCATAACACTTTGTCTGGTCCCATTCCTTCTTGCCTTGGAAACTTGTCACAGCTCAAACTCCTGTACCTCCTCAACAACGGCATCAATGGTCCAATTCCTCATGAATTCGGCAATCTGGTCAACATGGAGGATCTCAGGCTGTCAGAGAATCTCTTAACAGGCACCATCCCTTCTAGTTTAGGGAACCTAACAAATGTAGAGACTCTGTACATCTACATGAACGAGCTATCTGGGCCAATACCACCAGTTCTTGGGAGACTGTCCATGCTTAAATCTTTGTCATTGAGCTTTAatcaactctcagaaaccattcctcATGCACTAGGAAATTTGCTGAGCCTGGAAGATCTGGTAGTCTCCAAGAATCAGTTATCTGGTCTGGTTCCCCCATCTTTTGGCAACCTGACGAGGCTGACAGACCTGGAGATCTTCCAGAATCAGCTCTCAGGTTCTTTGCCTCAAGAACTAGCGAACCTCACCAACATCTCTCAGCTGCAGTTGAGTAGCAACGACTTCTCAGGCCCTTTACCTCCAGATGTATGCAAGGGAGGAAAACTCGAGTATTTCAGCGCGAATGAAAACCATTTCGATGGTCCGATATCGAGAAGCTTGAGGAACTGCACCAGTCTGGTAAGGCTTCAACTGAGCAATAACCATCTCACAGGTGATGTCTCCCAAGTCTTTGGAGTGTACCCTAATCTGGACTTTATTGATCTAAGCGACAATAGATTCTCCggcgaactctcgacgaactggGTCAAGTGTCCAAACTTGGCCACTCTGCACATGTCAGGCAACATGATCACAGGAAGAATACCTCCCCAGTTTGGCAACATAACTCAGTTGGCATCACTTGATCTATCTTCTAATCAGATAGTTAGAGAG GGAGAATACCATCAGATATCGGAAACTTGTCTAGCTTAG
- the LOC135655613 gene encoding MDIS1-interacting receptor like kinase 2-like produces MLDLSHNSLTGTIPSDIGRLDKLENLNLSHNGLSGSLPSSYSDMQSLLTFDVSYNNLEGPIPENRFLQNAQVEWFEHNKGLCGKVLHLSPCPQPASRHGSNKRRKIVLASVLPPVVLLFLVILLGLIITLRVRRKNLKENNTEASAKDLLSALDFDGKVLYDEIVEATENFDEKYCIGVGGYSSVYKAQIRTGQVVAVKKLHSLDDERGFRSEIEALTKIRHRNIVRFYGFCSHARCMFLIYDYIEKGNLSTILSSEEVATELDWSKRVCLIKDVADALSYMHHDCSPPVVHRDKSSKNILLDSELKARVADFGIARSVNPDSSNWSEHAGTPGYMAPELSYTMKITEKHDVYSFGVVILEVLQGRHPGELISAWPSDGQSILLMDLLDQRIPLPTPEESNAVMLAAKLALQCISIRPQSRPSMQHVSQALDAGKVEATRQPFHTVQLHQLMRFT; encoded by the exons ATGCTTGACCTCAGTCATAATTCTCTCACAGGGACCATCCCAAGTGACATTGGCAGGCTTGATAAGCTGGAAAACCTGAACCTCTCTCATAATGGACTTTCCGGTTCCCTTCCATCGAGCTACAGTGACATGCAAAGCTTGTTAACCTTTGATGTGTCGTACAACAACTTGGAAGGGCCAATTCCTGAGAATCGATTCTTGCAGAATGCGCAGGTAGAATGGTTTGAGCACAACAAAGGCTTGTGCGGCAAAGTGCTTCATTTATCTCCATGTCCACAACCTGCAAGCCGCCATGGTTCAAACAAGCGCCGCAAAATAGTTCTTGCAAGTGTGCTTCCTCCAGTGGTGCTTCTTTTCCTCGTGATTCTACTCGGATTGATCATTACACTCCGCGTTCGACGGAAAAATCTGAAGGAAAACAACACGGAAGCCTCCGCTAAGGATCTACTTTCTGCATTGGATTTTGATGGAAAGGTTCTGTATGATGAAATCGTTGAAGCCACAGAAAACTTTGATGAGAAGTACTGTATTGGGGTGGGAGGATACAGCAGTGTCTACAAAGCACAGATCCGTACAGGCCAGGTAGTAGCTGTTAAGAAGCTTCATTCTTTAGACGATGAGAGAGGATTCAGGAGTGAGATTGAGGCCCTGACCAAGATACGGCATCGTAACATCGTGAGATTTTATGGCTTCTGCTCTCATGCTCGGTGCATGTTTCTCATCTATGACTACATTGAGAAGGGCAACTTATCGACCATTCTGAGCAGTGAAGAAGTAGCCACCGAACTGGACTGGAGTAAGAGAGTATGCCTCATCAAGGATGTGGCCGATGCTTTGTCCTACATGCACCATGATTGCAGTCCGCCTGTCGTGCACCGAGACAAATCGAGCAAGAACATTCTGCTGGATTCAGAGCTCAAGGCTCGTGTTGCAGACTTTGGCATTGCAAGGTCAGTGAATCCGGATTCGTCGAATTGGAGTGAGCATGCAGGCACACCCGGATACATGGCACCAG AGCTTTCTTACACcatgaagatcaccgagaagcatGATGTGTATAGCTTTGGCGTGGTGATTCTGGAAGTGCTGCAAGGGAGGCATCCTGGGGAGCTCATCTCCGCTTGGCCATCAGATGGTCAAAGTATATTGCTCATGGATCTACTGGACCAACGTATCCCACTCCCAACACCGGAGGAATCAAATGCTGTGATGTTGGCTGCAAAGCTTGCGCTACAATGCATCAGCATCAGACCACAGTCTCGACCAAGCATGCAACATGTATCTCAAGCACTTGATGCTGGCAAGGTTGAAGCTACTCGGCAGCCTTTTCACACAGTTCAATTGCATCAGTTGATGAGGTTCACATGA
- the LOC135655612 gene encoding histone-lysine N-methyltransferase family member SUVH9-like, whose amino-acid sequence MVPPPPPPPPLPSPTPFQDLNLFPIAKLEPKPEPVDGCPSQLEPLGPAEPLPPPDASPEEAALLLDYFRRSHLFAADDDRSRHCSIVPAPVAPACSSAIVAAKKRKARSAEMVRVSGIGPRDRLYFRGLVRRTRITYDSLRALLLLRDEDRGETFLREEAFVAAWGRRTRPDLRAAALMTDRDLWLNRDRRIIGSIPGISVGDVFFFRMELCVVGLHGQVQAGIDYVPASRSASGEPVATSIIVSGGYEDDDDKGVVLIYTGHGGRSQNMQRHCVNQKLEGGNLALERSMNYGIEIRVIRGIKFDGSPSGRVYVYDGLYKIVDCWMDVGKSGFTVYKYKFLRMEGQEEMGSEILKLADKLKVNPLSVRPVGYLSLDISRGKENLPVSIFNDIDDDRDPLMFEYLTRPILPPEAFQGKVKADDWNGCDCTLNCSAGCYCAKKNGGDFAYNRDGILLRGKSLIYECGTLCRCPPTCPNRVSQKGVSHRLEVFRSMETGWGVRSLDLIRAGTFICEFSGIAITKAQAEVLSRNNECLVNPGQFPRRWTEWGDISDISPDYLLADSPSMPDLNFSIDVSRARNVACYLSHSSCPNVFVQFVLFDHNVSYPHVMIFAVENIPPLRELSVDYGIGDEIVERLTL is encoded by the coding sequence ATggttcctccgccgccgccaccgccaccgctgccTTCGCCGACTCCGTTTCAGGACCTCAATCTCTTCCCCATCGCGAAGCTCGAGCCAAAACCGGAGCCTGTCGATGGCTGCCCGTCTCAGCTCGAACCTCTCGGTCCGGCGGAACCGCTCCCTCCTCCCGACGCTAGCCCCGAAGAGGCCGCGCTCCTCCTTGACTACTTCCGCCGATCTCACCTCTTCGCCGCCGATGACGACCGCAGCCGCCACTGCTCCATCGTACCCGCCCCGGTGGCGCCTGCCTGCTCGTCCGCCATCGTCGCCGCCAAGAAGCGCAAGGCCCGGTCCGCAGAGATGGTCCGCGTCTCTGGCATCGGCCCTCGCGACCGGCTCTATTTCCGCGGTCTCGTCCGCCGGACCCGCATCACCTACGACTCCCTGcgtgccctcctcctcctccgcgacGAGGATCGAGGCGAGACCTTCCTCCGCGAGGAAGCCTTCGTGGCCGCCTGGGGCCGGCGGACCCGCCCCGACCTCAGGGCCGCCGCCCTCATGACCGATCGCGACCTCTGGCTCAACCGCGACCGGcgcatcatcggatccatccccgGGATCAGCGTCGGCGACGTCTTCTTCTTCCGGATGGAGCTATGCGTGGTCGGCCTGCACGGCCAGGTCCAGGCTGGCATCGATTACGTCCCAGCCAGCCGGAGCGCCAGTGGCGAGCCCGTTGCCACCAGCATCATCGTGTCCGGCGGTTATGAGGACGACGATGACAAGGGCGTCGTGCTCATCTACACCGGCCATGGTGGCCGTTCCCAGAACATGCAGCGGCACTGCGTCAACCAGAAGCTCGAAGGAGGGAATCTCGCACTGGAGCGCAGCATGAATTACGGTATTGAAATTCGGGTTATTCGTGGCATCAAGTTCGACGGGAGCCCCTCCGGAAGGGTTTATGTCTATGACGGGCTTTACAAGATTGTTGATTGCTGGATGGATGTCGGGAAGTCAGGTTTTACGGTGTACAAGTACAAGTTTCTAAGAATGGAAGGCCAAGAGGAGATGGGCAGTGAAATTCTTAAACTAGCTGATAAGTTGAAGGTGAATCCATTGAGCGTGAGACCGGTCGGGTATCTCAGCCTCGACATTTCAAGGGGGAAGGAGAATTTGCCTGTTTCTATTTTCAATGACATTGATGATGATCGAGATCCATTGATGTTTGAGTATCTCACTCGTCCCATTCTCCCTCCTGAGGCTTTTCAGGGAAAGGTGAAAGCAGATGATTGGAATGGGTGTGACTGCACTTTAAATTGCTCAGCCGGTTGCTATTGTGCGAAGAAGAATGGGGGTGACTTTGCTTATAATCGTGATGGGATCCTCTTGAGGGGAAAATCATTGATATATGAATGTGGCACCTTGTGCCGATGCCCGCCAACTTGTCCTAACCGGGTAAGCCAGAAGGGAGTCAGCCATCGGTTGGAGGTGTTCAGATCCATGGAGACAGGGTGGGGAGTTAGGTCGTTGGATTTGATTCGGGCTGGAACATTTATTTGTGAATTTAGTGGGATTGCAATCACCAAGGCACAGGCAGAGGTGCTTTCaagaaataatgaatgtttggtgaATCCGGGTCAGTTTCCAAGAAGGTGGACCGAGTGGGGAGACATTTCGGATATTTCACCTGATTATCTACTAGCTGACTCTCCTTCTATGCCTGATCTCAATTTTTCGATAGATGTTTCAAGAGCGAGGAATGTTGCCTGCTATCTCAGCCATAGCTCTTGTCCAAACGTGTTTGTGCAGTTTGTCCTTTTCGATCATAATGTGTCATATCCTCATGTTATGATATTTGCAGTGGAGAATATTCCTCCTTTAAGAGAGCTGAGCGTTGATTACGGGATTGGGGATGAAATTGTTGAGAGACTAACACTGTAG
- the LOC135655595 gene encoding GDSL esterase/lipase At5g33370-like → MSEPLLLFAYVTFVAVFGSSSTSSEARAFFVFGDSLVDSGNNNYLATTARADTIPYGIDSPSHRPTGRFSNGRNIADVMSEQLGGEPTLPYLSPELRGEKLLVGANFASAGVGILDDTGIQFANVIRISKQLQYFEEYQEKLSALVGRSQARKIVSHGLVMITLGGNDFVNNYYLVPLSLRSRQFSLPDFVRYLILEYRKVLVRLYELGARLILVTGTGPLGCVPAELALRRSLSGDCDPELQRAANMFNMLLFDLVRELNLEIGYVSFIAANAFNMHMNYITSPQVYGFITSKVACCGQGLYNGVGLCTAVSKLCEDRDAYAFWDAFHPTEKACRIIVREILSGSEEYMHPMNLSTILARDATV, encoded by the exons ATGAGCGAGCCGTTGCTTCTCTTCGCTTATGTCACCTTCGTCGCGGTCTTTGGGAGCTCCTCGACATCTTCGGAGGCCCGCGCCTTCTTCGTCTTCGGTGATTCCCTCGTCGACAGTGGCAACAACAACTACTTGGCGACCACTGCTCGAGCTGACACCATTCCTTACGGCATCGATTCCCCGTCTCACCGGCCGACAGGGAGATTCTCCAATGGCCGTAACATAGCTGACGTTATGA GTGAACAACTTGGAGGTGAACCCACGCTGCCTTACCTCAGCCCCGAGCTGCGAGGGGAGAAGCTGCTTGTTGGCGCCAACTTCGCGTCGGCGGGGGTTGGGATTCTAGACGACACCGGGATCCAATTC GCAAACGTCATTAGAATCAGCAAGCAGCTGCAATATTTTGAGGAGTACCAGGAGAAACTGAGTGCTCTGGTAGGTCGATCGCAGGCGAGGAAGATAGTGAGCCACGGGCTGGTGATGATCACCCTCGGGGGCAATGATTTCGTCAACAACTACTACTTGGTCCCCCTTTCTCTGCGATCTCGCCAGTTTTCTCTGCCCGACTTCGTACGCTATCTGATACTCGAGTACAGGAAAGTTCTCGTG AGGCTGTACGAGTTGGGGGCTCGTTTGATCCTCGTCACCGGGACCGGGCCACTCGGTTGCGTCCCAGCCGAGCTCGCCTTGAGGAGAAGTCTGAGCGGCGATTGCGATCCCGAGCTCCAAAGAGCGGCAAATATGTTCAACATGCTGTTGTTCGACTTGGTGAGGGAACTCAACCTCGAAATCGGCTAtgttagcttcatagcagccaacgCCTTCAACATGCACATGAACTACATTACGTCTCCGCAGGTCTACG GTTTCATCACGTCGAAGGTCGCGTGCTGTGGGCAAGGACTTTACAATGGCGTCGGGCTCTGCACTGCGGTATCCAAGCTCTGTGAAGATCGAGACGCGTACGCCTTCTGGGACGCGTTCCATCCTACAGAGAAAGCCTGCAGGATTATAGTGAGGGAGATTTTGAGTGGTTCCGAGGAGTACATGCATCCCATGAACTTGAGCACCATCTTAGCTAGGGATGCCACAGTTTAG